A window from Nomascus leucogenys isolate Asia chromosome 24, Asia_NLE_v1, whole genome shotgun sequence encodes these proteins:
- the NPPA gene encoding natriuretic peptides A: MSSFSTITVSFLLFLAFQLLGQTRANPVYNAVSNADLMDFKNLLDNLEEKMPLEDEFVPPQMLSEQNEEAGAALSPLPEVPPWTGEVSPAQRDGGALGRGPWDSSDRSALLKSKLRALLTAPRSLRRSSCFGGRMDRIGAQSGLGCNSFRYRR; the protein is encoded by the exons ATGAGCTCCTTCTCCACCATCACTGTGAGCTTCCTCCTTTTTCTGGCATTCCAGCTCCTAGGTCAGACCAGAGCTAATCCCGTGTATAATGCCGTGTCCAACGCAGACCTGATGGATTTCAAG AATTTGCTGGACAATTTGGAAGAAAAGATGCCTTTAGAAGATGAGTTCGTGCCCCCACAAATGCTCAGTGAGCAGAATGAAGAAGCGGGGGCTGCTCTCAGCCCCCTCCCTGAGGTGCCTCCCTGGACCGGGGAAGTCAGCCCAGCCCAGAGAGATGGGGGTGCCCTCGGGCGGGGCCCCTGGGACTCCTCTGATCGATCTGCCCTCCTAAAAAGCAAGCTGAGGGCGCTGCTCACTGCCCCTCGGAGCCTGCGGAGATCCAGCTGCTTCGGGGGCAGGATGGACAGGATTGGAGCCCAGAGCGGACTGGGCTGTAACAGCTTCCGG TACCGAAGATAA